TACTTCATCGACTGGGGAGACGGCACCAGCAGTAATTGGCTTGGAGCGTTTAATTCTGGCGAGGGCATAGGTGTAAAGCATGCATGGGCTGAAAAAGGAACATATACGATCAAGGCCAAAGCCAAAGACGTTCATAATGCCGAAAGTGATTGGGGAATGCTAGAAGTAAGTATGCCAAAAATATATCGATATAGTCCAGGATTTTTATTAGAAAAAATAATTCAATGGATCGAACAAATACTTGGTGGATGGCATTGCCTGACCCTTTCAGTTGTTAAATCCATACTCTAACAAAAAGATAATAAAGCATGGGCAATAACATCTCATGGATGAACTGCAGAAATTATGCAGGGAGATTAGAAAGGGAAAGAGATACAGGAGAGTTATTTATCCGAGGACATGGTCGGAAAACGACCTGATTGGCGATAAAGTAGTGAGGGCTTTTGTCTTTATATTGAAAACGAGGGGGTGCTTCTGGGCACGGCATTCAGGCTGTACCATGTGCGGATATTTTAATGACAGCATTCCTGATATAACGGAAAAAGAAATACGGGAACAACTTGAAATTGCCCTTAAAAAATACAACGGAGAAAAGATAGTTAAAATATTTACATCCGGAAGTTTTCTCGATGAAAGAGAGGTATCCATCGATTTGCAAATAAAAATACTGAAAAAATTTTTTGAGAGGGCGGATAAAATATCCATTGAATCGAGGCCGGAATTTATAAAAAAAATGAATCATCTTGAGGGCATTTCAGGAAATAAAATACTCGAGATGGCCATGGGCCTTGAATCTGCGAACGATAGGGTGTTGAAGTATTCAATCAACAAAGGATTTACTTTTTCAGATTGGAGAAATGCGGCAGAAGAAGTTTTGAATAGAAATATGCAATTAAAAACATATATACTCATAAAACCCCCATTTTTAACAGAGAAAGAAGGAATAAAGGATGCATTGTTTTCAGTCAAAAAAGTTTCAGATATTTCTGACACCATTTCATTCAATCCCGTGGCGATACATAGCAATACGCTCGTGGATTACCTATGGAAAAGGGGACTCTACCGTCCTCCGTGGCTGTGGAGTGTTGCCGACGTTCTCGAAAAAACAGCGGATATTTTTGAGGGGCAGATAAAATGCGATGTTGTTGCCGGCGGGAAAAAAAGGGGTGCGCATAACTGTGGAAAATGCGATGCAGCATTTATGGACGCAGTGGAGCAGTTCACCATATACCAAAATAGAGATGCTTCTAAAGGACTAAAATGCAAATGCAGGGAAGAATGGCTGGATTCGGTTGAAATGGAAGGATTTATCAAAGGTTAGAAAGAACCCCTTATTTTTCTCCTATCGATTTTTATGCCGGAGGGCGTGAGTATTAACAAATTCCTGCCCAATCCTGCAATATCTCCGCCAATGTCATTTGTCACTCTCTTAAGCTCATTTGTAATTCTTTCCAGTTCCATGTCATCTGACGATACAGGACTTAAATCCAATAGAAGGATATTTCCCCCATAAACGTGTTCAGTGAAATCTTTTAAATTGTCGTAGTTCTGCAATTCTGCAACTTTTACATACATTGTTGGCTCTATTTCCTCCTTACCGCCGGTTTCTTCACCAAGGTCTATATACTCTCCTTCCCTCCTGCGGGTTTTGCCAAATATTCCATTTATAATCGCCATTTTATCTAACTACATTAAGCAATTTTTCTTTATAAAACTTTTCTAGATTCTAGAACAGACGGCTACTGTTCATAAAATGACAGCAGTAAAATAACACCCGTTAGGAACCACGTGATTGATCCAACATAAAGCCATGCATTATATACATCGTTGACCGCCCCGGTGATAAGCACTATCCAGGGAGCAGCCAGCCCAATGAAGATATACGCCCACTGTTTCAGATTCATACAGGGTGTATTTGAGATGCAAATAAAAAATTTGGGATAGTAACAATAATAAATGCGTTTTCGCTAAAGGGGCATGGTCGCGATAGGCAAACCACGGGGCACAAGAGATTTCACTCCCGATGAAATGGAAAGAAGAAGGGCTATCGAGAAAAAAATGCGGGACGTTTTTGAGAGATACGGGTACAGAGAAATTGTAACACCGACGATAGAAAACATGAGCCTTTTCACCATGAAATCTGGAGAAGGGATAGTTGAAGAGACCTATGCGTTTAATGATAAATCGGGCAGAATGCTTGCCCTCCGCCCGGAATTGACTGCTCCCGCCATGAGATTCTATTTGGAAAAATTGCAGATGGAGCCAAAACCCCTGAAGATATATTACTTCGGAAATTGCTTCAGATATGACCGACCGCAGAAAGGCAGGTACAGGGAATTCTGGCAGATGGGATGCGAGTTGATAGGAAGTGACAAACCAGAGGCAATAGCAGAGCTTATTTCCACGGCATATTTTGTACTCAAGGAAGCGGGATTGAAAAATGTGCAACTTCGCACCGGAGACCTTGACATACTTCGCTCTTCGATAGAGAAGCTTGGAGTTGAGAAGGCAGATGAAATCATGAGGCTCATAGATAAATCGGATTATGAAGGCGTTGAATCGCTGATTGAAGAAAAATCAGGGGCAGACGAATTCATGGAATTTCTGAAATGCCGTGATTTCAAATCCTTGGGCAAATTTTTTGACGATGTAAAAATAAAAAGGCTTGGGGATGTACTGGAATGGCTCTCTGTATTTGGCACGCCGTACATTCTTGATACATCAATAGCGAGGGGGCTTGATTACTATAAAGGCATAGTATTTGAAATAGATGCTCCTTCATTGGGGGCTGAAAAACAGCTTTGCGGCGGAGGGGAATACAGCCTAATCCCGCTCCTTGGGGGCAAAGATGTTCCTACGTCGGGCTTTGCCATCGGCTTCGATCGCATTGTCCTTGCCTTAGAAAAGGAAGGTTTTTCGTTTCCTCCTTCAAAAGAGATTGTCTGCATCCTTCCCATTGGAGGTGAGATGAGAAAGGAAGCGATTTCCCTTGCAACAAAATTGAGGGAAAAAGGAATAATGGTTGAGGTGGATTTAATGAGAAGGAGCATGCAGAAGTCATTACAATATGCTGACCGAATAAGGGCAAAGTTTGCGATAATTGTAGGCCCCGATGAATGGAAAAAAGGCACAGTTATTATCAAAAACATGCAAAGTGGGGAGCAGAAAGAGGTTAGGAAAAAGGAATTGCATAACTTTTTGTGAATGTCTGAAGTTTGAGAAGACGATTTGAGCAGAGCGTAGTAAATCAGATATCATGTTATTGAACTCCGATAGGGTCAGGGCAAATGAAGTTTATCCCAGTGTGCCTTTTTATCTTTATCTGGATTATATACTATATACCCAGCCGCCTGGCTCTTCCTCAAATAACCAAACGCCTCTGAATGGATATGTGCATTCAATCAACTGCTTTAGATCAAGTTTATTTTGCTGTCCTCGTTTCCAATCTTTCCGATCCATGGTCACATAAACAAAATAGTCGTTGCCAATGATCTCCGGAAAATTTTGCTCGCAAGCAGTACAAAGAACCTGTTCTAAATCCTGTTTTTTCACAATGATCAGATCGCAATATGGGCAATAACGAGAGGTCTTCTTTAATGATAGAAAATGATGTGGTTCAATATAAATTACAAGACAATATTTCCTTATTTTCGCATTTAGGGCATTTAGTGAAAGCATATTCCTGATAGGGGTTTAAAAAGAAATGATGCTTCTCTTTTTTTGTTTTTTTCTTAACCCGATTGCTTTATTTCCTATTAACCATTTACAAATACCAACATTTTGTGCGCCATTTTCAATTACTATGTATAGCTAATATCATTTCAATGCTAACAGCTTTTTGACAAATCGTTTTTCATTAAATTCTTCTTTATTCCTCAGAACGTGATAAATCTCTTCCACAACAACACCCGCGATCTTATGTATAGCTTCATGCCTACTATATCCCAAATCCATTAGTCTATTTAGTGTCTCTTTCGTCTCTTCCGGGTTGCTATCCCTAATTTGTTTTTCCACTACTTCATGAATTGCCTCATGCAGATGAGGGCTGTATCCAACATTCTTGTCTTCTTTCATACTACCCCATCATTTTGTAGGCGCACCGCCTCTTTTATATCAGTTGCATTAAAGGTTACTATTTTCATTTTCTTAAGTTTAATTAAATTAGACATTATAAGTATTTCCAAAATCTCGTTTTCCAGTCAGTGCTGTTGAGGAAAAACTGAAAGAATTATTAGAATAAATG
The nucleotide sequence above comes from Candidatus Thermoplasmatota archaeon. Encoded proteins:
- the hisS gene encoding histidine--tRNA ligase translates to MVAIGKPRGTRDFTPDEMERRRAIEKKMRDVFERYGYREIVTPTIENMSLFTMKSGEGIVEETYAFNDKSGRMLALRPELTAPAMRFYLEKLQMEPKPLKIYYFGNCFRYDRPQKGRYREFWQMGCELIGSDKPEAIAELISTAYFVLKEAGLKNVQLRTGDLDILRSSIEKLGVEKADEIMRLIDKSDYEGVESLIEEKSGADEFMEFLKCRDFKSLGKFFDDVKIKRLGDVLEWLSVFGTPYILDTSIARGLDYYKGIVFEIDAPSLGAEKQLCGGGEYSLIPLLGGKDVPTSGFAIGFDRIVLALEKEGFSFPPSKEIVCILPIGGEMRKEAISLATKLREKGIMVEVDLMRRSMQKSLQYADRIRAKFAIIVGPDEWKKGTVIIKNMQSGEQKEVRKKELHNFL
- the sepF gene encoding cell division protein SepF; its protein translation is MAIINGIFGKTRRREGEYIDLGEETGGKEEIEPTMYVKVAELQNYDNLKDFTEHVYGGNILLLDLSPVSSDDMELERITNELKRVTNDIGGDIAGLGRNLLILTPSGIKIDRRKIRGSF
- a CDS encoding DUF1841 family protein, with protein sequence MKEDKNVGYSPHLHEAIHEVVEKQIRDSNPEETKETLNRLMDLGYSRHEAIHKIAGVVVEEIYHVLRNKEEFNEKRFVKKLLALK
- a CDS encoding archaeosine biosynthesis radical SAM protein RaSEA translates to MDELQKLCREIRKGKRYRRVIYPRTWSENDLIGDKVVRAFVFILKTRGCFWARHSGCTMCGYFNDSIPDITEKEIREQLEIALKKYNGEKIVKIFTSGSFLDEREVSIDLQIKILKKFFERADKISIESRPEFIKKMNHLEGISGNKILEMAMGLESANDRVLKYSINKGFTFSDWRNAAEEVLNRNMQLKTYILIKPPFLTEKEGIKDALFSVKKVSDISDTISFNPVAIHSNTLVDYLWKRGLYRPPWLWSVADVLEKTADIFEGQIKCDVVAGGKKRGAHNCGKCDAAFMDAVEQFTIYQNRDASKGLKCKCREEWLDSVEMEGFIKG